The Oncorhynchus masou masou isolate Uvic2021 chromosome 13, UVic_Omas_1.1, whole genome shotgun sequence genomic interval ctcattccagggtttttctttttactattttatacattgtagaataatagtgaagacatctaaactatgaaatgacacacatggaatcatgtagtaaccaaaaaagtgttaaaccaataaaaattacatttacatttaagtcatttagcagacgctcttatccagagcgacttacaaattggaatctattttagattcttcaaagtagccatcctttgcacacacttggcattctctcaaccagcttcatgatgtagtcacctggaattcattGAAATTAACTGGTGTGCCTAGTTAAAAGTTAAATAGTGgcatttctttccttaatgcgtttgagccaatcagtcatgttgtgacaaggtaggggtggtatacagaagatagccctatttgatagACCAAGTTCACATTATGggaagaatagctcaaataagcaaagagaaacgacaatccatcgttactttaagacacgaaggtcagtcaatccagaagatttcaagaactttaaaagtgcagtcacaaaaaccgcCACAGACCGAGCGTTACcgctgctgcaaaggataagttcattagttaccagtctcagaaatcGGCACAAAACTGCACCTAGAATTGCAGCACCAATAAATGCtttagagttcaagtaacagacacaccaactgttcagaggagactacgtgaatgaggccttcatggttgaatttctgcaaagaaaccactactaaaagaaaccaataagaagagacttgcttgggccaagaaacacaagcaatggacattagaccggtggaaatctctcctttggtctgagtccaaatttgatatttttggttccaaccaccgtgtctttttGAGACaccgagtaggtgaacggattatctccacatgtgtggttcccaccttgaagcatggaggaagtgtgatggtgtgggggtcctttgctggtgacattatttgtgatttatttagaattcaaagcctatttaaccagcatggctaccacagcattctgcagcgatatcccatctggtttgggcttagtgggaccatcatttgtttttcaacaggacaatgacccaaacacacctccaggctgtggaagggctatttgaccaagaaggagagtgatggagtgctacatcaggtgacctggcctccacaatcacccgacctcaacccgattgtgatgagttggaccgcagagtgaaggaaaaacagtcaacaagtgctcaacatgtGTGTGAACTCCTTTGAGAGTGCTGAAAAATCATTCTGGGTGACTACctcattgagagaatgccaagagtgtgcaaagctgtcatcaaggcaaagggtggttacttagaataatctaaaatatatcttatatttgtttaatacttttttggttactacatgattccatatgtgttatttgatagttttgatgtcttcactattattctacaatgtagaaaatagtctaatTAAAGACAAACCttcaaatgagtaggtgtgtccaaacttttgactggtactgtatatactctaCAAATACTGACCTTTTTGAGAGCTTTTGGGCCAAACCAGAGACAGAAGCATTTTAtgaattgtgtgtgtctgtgcctttgTTTCTAGATTGAGTATGAGAAGCAGGTAGCCAGTGTGCGTGCTGCCAACGCCATTGAGGGAGACTTCTCTGTGTCCCAGGCTGAGTTGTCTTCCAGGCAGGCCATGCTGGAGAACGCATCAGATATCAAGGTGACCTGACCCTCTCAACTTTTCTAGTGTTTCTTTATTCTGAAGAATTGAGAGAACTACATAGAACGTACTTATTTTACTGAAGAAAAATTCAATAGGACTAAAAATCAACTCAATCGACacatctctctatctttctcttatattatattacacaggcacaaacaaaagtatgtagacacccctttcaaattagtggattcggctatttcaaccacacccgttgcttacaggtgtataaaatcgagcacatagccatgcgatctccatagacaaacattggcagtagaatggcccgtactgaagagttcagtgaaTTTCTACGTGGCACcctcataggatgccacctttccaacaagttagttcgtcaaatttctgccctgctcgagctgtcatggtcaactgtaagtgctgttattgtgaattggaaacgtTTAGCcccaacaatggctcagccgcgaagtggtagtccacacaagctcacagaaagggaccgCCAGGTGCTGAAGGACGCagtgcgtaaaaatcatctggaaccaacgtcagcacaagaactgtgccttgcgagcttcatgaaatggatttccatggccgaacagctgcacacaagccaaatatcaccatgcgcaatgacaagtgtcggctggagtggtgtaaagcttgacGCCATTGGACTGGAGCcatggaaatgcgttctctggagagatgaatcacgcttcatcatctggcagtccaacagagtAAGCTGGATTTGGAGaaagctacctgccccaatgcatagtgccaactgtaaagtttggtggatgcggaataatggtctgggcctatttttcatggttcaggctaggccccttagttccagtgatgggaaatcttaattctacagcatacaatgacattctggaTGATTCTCTGCTTTTAACTTTGTGGCAAGGCTGTTATAGcaagatgtttgacgagcaggtgtccacatacttttggtcatgtagtgcaaCATCTTAACACACACAAGAATGGTTGAACGGACGAGGATGGTTGTTGGGATACATCAAATGGCTGATGAATGTCTATGTTACTGAAACATTGCACTTTATGTATTAAATGTATCTTTGCAAGCACACAGTGCGAGTATGAGGTGGTTAGTCCCTTCAACCATTCCTTACTGAATGTCAAGTGGAAAGCCCTAAAGTTTGCAGTATCAGAGTTCACCTATGGTGGTTTCAGTGTTTTAATGTGCTGCTCTTTGTTTCCTCCAGCTGGAGAGGTTCAGTATATCAGCTCACGGGAAAGAGCTGTTTGTCAATGCAGATCTCCTGGTGGTGGCAGGAAGACGCTACGGTCTGGTTGGACCTAACGGGAAGGGGAAGACCACGCTTCTGAAACATATCGCCAACAGAGTTCTCAGTATCCCTCCTAACATTGATGTGCTGCTCTGTGAGCAAGGTATGTCACCCGTTCTCTGAAGAACCCCCCCCCACCTTCATAcctttctgtctccttcccttatcccctcttctcccttcctttctctctacccctctcacttcacCCGCACTATGTTTTCTCCCTTTAACATACTGTCGTGCTGTCCATATCTTCATAGAGGTGATGGCGGATGACACCCCAGCGGTCCAGGCTGTGTTGAAGGCAGACACCAGGCGTCTGAAGCtcctggaggaggagaggcagttGCAGGCTCTCCTGGAGAAAGGAGAAGACAGCGTGGCTGAGAGACTGGACAAGGTATGGGGAAACATCAAAAGTGAACCCTAAAACACTCTTAGATCTGCCAGGCAAAATATCCACTTCCCAATTGCTATGATAGTCTATTGAATACAGGGCTGGGGTCAGGTTTTCATTCAGACTGTGGTAACTGGAAAAATAGAGTCATGGTCTCTTAGCCTGCATTTAGATATTAATGTAATATCTGTCAATTGACTTAACCACTGCATGTGTACatattgtgtgtctgtctcaacCAGGTCTATGAGGAGTTGAGGATCATTGGGGCAGCAGCAGCGGAGGCTAAAGCCCGTCGTATCTTGGCTGGTCTGTCCTTCACCCCAGAGATGCAGAACAGAGCTACTAAGAAGTTCTCTGGAGGCTGGAGGATGAGAGTCTCACTAGCCAGGTGCAGTTTTTTCTGAATTCCAAGTCCAGGTGTAGGATCTAAATtcgatcactcttttgttgctgagaatttacAGGAAATGCAGATGAGTTTCAtgattcaaataaattcattgaaaacccacactaacacacggtTATATTAATAGTATTGCGCTTTTCATGTAACCTACCTTTGGCCAGCTAATAACCTAACCACCAAATATCCTTAACAACACACTCTCTGAGCGAGGTTTCAGAAAATACAATTACATCAGTTGATTTAGGCCAAATCCTAACCCCATCAATTTTTGACAACGGGCTATGTACATTTAAATGAAAAATACCAAGACCAGATCTAGATTTAAAATCAGAGGGGGTTTGGAGACATTGCAtatcagggccagggttaggttgcacgttacctgatatcaacaaaataagaataactaggcacctctgTTTAATAACCTTCTACTTGCACGAGACCTACTGCAAGCTAATTCTACACGTGAGTTTCCAGACAGTACAAAACAGTGTTCACATCATGCCCCAAATGCATCGGCACTTGGACGAGTGGGCCGAGTGAAAGAGCGAGTTCCCGCAGACAAAATGTCTAATGGAcgggagagcacattgtcagaTGTACTCACCCAGCGACTGTAAGCTGTAAGAAATAGAGACAAGGAAAAGGTAAGGTGAGAGAGGGgcctgtgtgtatgcatgtgagtGTGGGGGTCGATTGAGAGAAGGGCTTGGGGATTGTTGAGCTGCCTCTGACAACCAGGCTGAGAGCGAAGAGGAGCAGCTTGGACGAGACACTCTGCAGAGGGAAAGCTGAGGATAGAACCCAGGCCAGCCAGAGAGAGGGTTACTTTGGTAAACTTCAAGTGAAGAAGTGCAAATAGCGGGAAAAAGTTATCCGAGGTTGAGGGAGACCTGCGATCTTTACACCAGCAAAACTAAATAGTTTGCAATACACAACAAGGAAATTGTAAATTTGTTCCATCATTAATTAATAGATTATTTGTAGGTTAAAAACTACTAGTCACAGACAACGACTTGACATGCTGCCATCTTGGATGTTTCTGTTAAAATATAGGTCAAGTTAAGCTCATATCTGTTGACCCCTTAGCCCTCCCAAGGCAATTCTATACATCTGAAATTATTTGATTATAGATGTTTTAGCAATATGGGAATTtcttcaattgtttttttcttcaGCTACTTCTGCAGGTCAAGTCAAACGTAATTCAAAGTGCATTGTTACAATGTCACTTTTACAGAGAATAATAATGAACGAAAGTATAACTCAGAAATAAAAACAGCAGTGAAAATGAATTCTAAGCTTCCAGTTGCTCTCTCCTACCAGAGCTCTGTTCATGGAGCCCACCCTGCTGATGCTGGATGAGCCCACCAACCATCTTGACCTCAACGCTGTCATCTGGCTCAACAAGTAAGGGCACACCACACGCAGCCTTTTACTTAAATATAACTTATTTCACAGGGCCACACTTCATGCAGCTGCTTACTCAATGGGTCTCCTTTCTGCCCTGGATCTGTAATGATACCACTGCAATGCCTAATATGTTAATCTCTCCTCCTAGCTACCTTCAGGGCTGGAAGAAGACTCTCCTCATCGTGTCTCACGACCAGAGTTTCCTGGACGATGTGTGTACTGACATAGTTCACCTGGACAACCAGAAACTTTACTACTACAGAGGGAACTACTGTGAGTTTATTAGCGATGTACATTCTTTCTCCTACCCCACAAACAACACATAAAAAACTAATGTGTGACTAGCTctatacacatttacatttagcaggagctcttatccagagccacttgcAGTTGGATCCATGTTCTATAGATtgaagcttctctctctctgtttctcagtgaCGTTTAAGAAGATGTACGTTCAGAAGCAGAAGGAGCTTCAGAAACAGTACGACAAACAGGAGAAGAAGCTCAAAGATCTCAAGGCTGGAGGGAAGTCCACCAAACAGGCCGTGAGTACAGGACAGCTACCCCTGTTTAGAcatggttctgtctctctctctgtacttctcCCATCATCCACTGTTTTCTGTCTCTCTAGGAGAAGCAGACTAAGGATGCCTTGACCAGGAAGCAAGCAAAGGGAAAGAaaaagggaggagtggaggaggagagtcaGGAAGCTACGGAGTTGCTCAAACGACCCAAAGAGTACACTGTCAAATTCACCTTCCccaaccccccttctctctctcctcccatcctcggATTGCACAGTGAGTTCTCCCTCTTTtgttcccctcttcctctcacttTTTGTGTATCCCTGTTTaaccctctgctctgtctcagGTGTAGATTTTGCCTTtgagggacacaaacccctcttCAAGAATGTGGACTTTGGTATCGACATGGAGACTAGAAGTAAGTAGAAATCCTTTCTGTTTGCATACCTGCGACACGTTGGACTTTCTGGTCATTAGCCTCCATACTATACCTTAACTCTTTTTTTTCCTTGTTCAGTTTGTATAGTTGGACCCAATGGAGTCGGGAAGAGTACCCTACTACTACTTCTCACAGGCAGGTTAAATCCAGTAAGTTTCCCTTCAAACAAAAACACATatgatctatatatatacacacacacaaatacagcaGAAGTGTTTGTGCACTGATGGGTGTAACTGTCAAGCTAAATGTGTGTTGATTTGCCTTTCAGTCCAAGGGGGAGATGAGAAAGAACCATCGGCTGAAGGTGGGCTTCTTCAACCAGCAGTATGCTGACCAGCTGAACATGGAGGAGGCAGCTACAGAGTACCTCCAGAGGAACTTCAACCTGCCCTACCAGGACAGCAGGAAGTGTCTGGGCCGCTTCGGTCTGGAGAGCCACGCACACACCATCCAGATATCCAAATTATCAGGTTAAGAATAGAAACATGCGCGCTCACACACAATCATCCAGTGTGCGTGTCGATCTGTTTTCTAattgtcttctctctgttcctctccatcCAGGTGGTCAGAAAGCCAGAGTGGTGTTCGCTGAGCTGGCCTGTCGGCAACCTGACGTTCTCATCCTGGATGAGCCTACTAACAACCTGGACATTGAGTCGATCGATGCCTTATCAGAAGCTATCAACGAGTACAAAGGAGGTATGAACACAGTATGAGGCTGTTAATGTTTATTTTTGTTAAAATGTAGGATCAGAAAGTAGCCTCTGAAATTGGTGTAGTGATGGCATAAATAAAGTGGTGGTCAACATCAAACTATTTGCATGCTACTGATGGTGCCCTTTGGTAGACTCTTATGGTTATATCCTCTTCCCTGCTGTTGTCCCATCGTAGCGGTGATCATTGTGAGTCACGATGCCCGGCTCATCACTGAGACAGCCTGTCAGCTGTGGGTGGTGGAGGACCGGTCCGTCAACCAGATAGACGGAGACTTTGAGGACTACAAACGGGAGGTCCTGGAATCACTGGGGGAGACCCTGGTCCACAAGGTCAAGGAGTGACCTACCTACAGCAGaaccagggctctattccctaatatagtgcattacttttgaccagagcactatgggccctggtcagatggtactgtactatgtagggaatagggtgccagtttgAACAGACCCCAGGAGGAAATAGAAATGTAATATAACCCACTGCTGATGCTGGCTATGACATTAGCTCAGTGCTGGGGTGCATCTTCATAGTCTAAAGTGGCTTCCTTTCCTTGATCATTTGAAAACTTAGGATAGGTTTAGGCAACATCATGGCTGAAGTCAAGGAAGCCACGTTGGATTATTAAGACACACCCCTTGGTGTACTGCAGTATCCTCTCGGCCTGTGAGATACATTTTCAGAACTACAAATTGCCCCCTTGCCCCACACCGGTAGATCTGATAGGATCCAGAAGTGTCTTGGAATTCAGAATTTGACTGAACAAATAGGCATGTCTCACCCATGTAACAATGGGACAGGAAGAAAGCAATATGCTGAAGTACTTACAATCGAGGAAATGGCAATACATTACCACTGGCTCCATACATGTAGAAACAGAGCTCTTAACTGGGAATAAACATACCTGTATTAAGTATTTCCTACAGACAAAAAAGCAATGAAATAAATGATTTTGCATCTTACATGTTTTTATTGTACCACTTGCTCTTTAAATACAAAACCATGGATATGAGATTAGACAGATTACTCGTGGATGGTCCATATAGCATGTACTGTAACTGAGCTGATAAATTGTAGCCTGGGAGAAGGGTCTGGAATTAATCTGACGTGTTTTAGCATATTGTTTGCGTAAGACTAGAAATATGAAAGGCAATTTAGCTTAAGGTCCAAAAACAAAACACTAACAATCTGAATATTTTGACACATGTGTTTTATGAACAAAATGTGCTCTGTCCAGAAACACAATTAAATCCTCAAACTTTCACCATAATTCCTCTGATACACCCTCATCAATTTCAGGTAGGTCTTTGTCTATTTCAAATATGCCTTATAGGTCTTCTTGACTTTAGCCACTTCAGTCTCGTCTGGCTCTATGGTGTGGTACCACCGGTACCAAGGATCACCAGAGGTAatggtggggggaggaggggttgAGCCCACTGCGTCATGGCAGTTGGAGTAGTCCTCTCCTGAGAAGTCCACATGAGGAACCTGGAAGGGTAGAAGCCCTGGAAAAAATATGGACAATTTACTGTATAGAACTACATTTCTGTTCTGGTGGCCTTGTTGAAGCACTGGGCTGGTCACAAAAATGCAATTCTCCATTATTACTGTAGAGCTCCAGCATTCTGCTCCTTAGTCACAGAGGCTGAACTTACCATGGTCTCTTGCAGTGCCAATCGCCTGATTGAGTTGCTTTTGCTGTTTCTGACACACTCCTGGATAAAAATGTAGATGGAGATAATATAAAATGTGGCACTTTGGTTACCTGAAACTTTGCAAAAGGTTGTTTACTTTATGGAGAATTTTATCACTGAAACACCTATTGGCAGCCTCAGTTTCACATGTCAACTGTGTTGGTCAATCAGATAACTTATTTAGATAACACCTGCTGAATTCAGCATGGATGACTCATTCATACAATTGTATACATATTAGGTAAATTGAACATATCTTACCTGTCCGTGTGGAGTCAAAGACAATGCCTGTATTTGGACTGATGAACTGTTGCAGTAGCTTCACGTTCTACTGGAAGACAATGGGCCATTGATTAACAAACAAAATTGAATAGCCTGTTACGTCAACTGAACAACTAATTAATTTTCAATCGCTCACAATGCGTGTGTGTTCCATGAGTGAGAGACCAGACCTGATAGTTAATGATGAGATTGGAGTCTCGACAGATTGGACAGGGGTTCCCACATATCTTGTCTCCTCTCTGAAAATGAAACAAAGTGTTGAGGTTGCAGTCACATCTGTTTAGTGGAGAATATAATATGGAGTTAGAGCAGACGGCATCATGGAAGACATCCTCTGATCTGTGCACACCCCAAAGCCTGGGCAATAGCTCGGCGAACTGTCACAAGTATCAGTCA includes:
- the LOC135552007 gene encoding ATP-binding cassette sub-family F member 1-like isoform X2; translated protein: MPKKAKEDAEWEGEEGAVAPSAVAEKSVKKGKKDKKGKKSFFDELATDNKTVKEDEIVLKEMQGKQKKKDRRKGRSGEGDDDDDDEDMMEKLKKLSVQASEDEEEEVVAPGKGKGNKAGNIFAALSQGDSDDDGGDDERLMNKEVEKVHKGKKKDKPKPKAKAPSDDEEEKNDGDEKTAVKKNMKPEAKPAPKATEEDEAEDEKPQPKKGKKEQPKRMNKPARPPRSEDEEAEDDEDDTMKCAEDVIAEQEQEKGDDPFANMSKKEKKKKKKMIEYEKQVASVRAANAIEGDFSVSQAELSSRQAMLENASDIKLERFSISAHGKELFVNADLLVVAGRRYGLVGPNGKGKTTLLKHIANRVLSIPPNIDVLLCEQEVMADDTPAVQAVLKADTRRLKLLEEERQLQALLEKGEDSVAERLDKVYEELRIIGAAAAEAKARRILAGLSFTPEMQNRATKKFSGGWRMRVSLARALFMEPTLLMLDEPTNHLDLNAVIWLNNYLQGWKKTLLIVSHDQSFLDDVCTDIVHLDNQKLYYYRGNYLTFKKMYVQKQKELQKQYDKQEKKLKDLKAGGKSTKQAEKQTKDALTRKQAKGKKKGGVEEESQEATELLKRPKEYTVKFTFPNPPSLSPPILGLHSVDFAFEGHKPLFKNVDFGIDMETRICIVGPNGVGKSTLLLLLTGRLNPSKGEMRKNHRLKVGFFNQQYADQLNMEEAATEYLQRNFNLPYQDSRKCLGRFGLESHAHTIQISKLSGGQKARVVFAELACRQPDVLILDEPTNNLDIESIDALSEAINEYKGAVIIVSHDARLITETACQLWVVEDRSVNQIDGDFEDYKREVLESLGETLVHKVKE
- the LOC135552007 gene encoding ATP-binding cassette sub-family F member 1-like isoform X1, encoding MPKKAKEDAEWEGEEGAVAPSAVAEKSVKKGKKDKKGKKSFFDELATDNKTVKEDEIVLKEMQGKQKKKKDRRKGRSGEGDDDDDDEDMMEKLKKLSVQASEDEEEEVVAPGKGKGNKAGNIFAALSQGDSDDDGGDDERLMNKEVEKVHKGKKKDKPKPKAKAPSDDEEEKNDGDEKTAVKKNMKPEAKPAPKATEEDEAEDEKPQPKKGKKEQPKRMNKPARPPRSEDEEAEDDEDDTMKCAEDVIAEQEQEKGDDPFANMSKKEKKKKKKMIEYEKQVASVRAANAIEGDFSVSQAELSSRQAMLENASDIKLERFSISAHGKELFVNADLLVVAGRRYGLVGPNGKGKTTLLKHIANRVLSIPPNIDVLLCEQEVMADDTPAVQAVLKADTRRLKLLEEERQLQALLEKGEDSVAERLDKVYEELRIIGAAAAEAKARRILAGLSFTPEMQNRATKKFSGGWRMRVSLARALFMEPTLLMLDEPTNHLDLNAVIWLNNYLQGWKKTLLIVSHDQSFLDDVCTDIVHLDNQKLYYYRGNYLTFKKMYVQKQKELQKQYDKQEKKLKDLKAGGKSTKQAEKQTKDALTRKQAKGKKKGGVEEESQEATELLKRPKEYTVKFTFPNPPSLSPPILGLHSVDFAFEGHKPLFKNVDFGIDMETRICIVGPNGVGKSTLLLLLTGRLNPSKGEMRKNHRLKVGFFNQQYADQLNMEEAATEYLQRNFNLPYQDSRKCLGRFGLESHAHTIQISKLSGGQKARVVFAELACRQPDVLILDEPTNNLDIESIDALSEAINEYKGAVIIVSHDARLITETACQLWVVEDRSVNQIDGDFEDYKREVLESLGETLVHKVKE
- the LOC135552007 gene encoding ATP-binding cassette sub-family F member 1-like isoform X3 yields the protein MPKKAKEDAEWEGEEGAVAPSAVAEKSVKKGKKDKKGKKSFFDELATDNKTVKEDEIVLKEMQGKQKKKKDRRKGRSGEGDDDDDDEDMMEKLKKLSVQASEDEEEEVVAPGKGKGNKAGNIFAALSQGDSDDDGGDDERLMNKAPSDDEEEKNDGDEKTAVKKNMKPEAKPAPKATEEDEAEDEKPQPKKGKKEQPKRMNKPARPPRSEDEEAEDDEDDTMKCAEDVIAEQEQEKGDDPFANMSKKEKKKKKKMIEYEKQVASVRAANAIEGDFSVSQAELSSRQAMLENASDIKLERFSISAHGKELFVNADLLVVAGRRYGLVGPNGKGKTTLLKHIANRVLSIPPNIDVLLCEQEVMADDTPAVQAVLKADTRRLKLLEEERQLQALLEKGEDSVAERLDKVYEELRIIGAAAAEAKARRILAGLSFTPEMQNRATKKFSGGWRMRVSLARALFMEPTLLMLDEPTNHLDLNAVIWLNNYLQGWKKTLLIVSHDQSFLDDVCTDIVHLDNQKLYYYRGNYLTFKKMYVQKQKELQKQYDKQEKKLKDLKAGGKSTKQAEKQTKDALTRKQAKGKKKGGVEEESQEATELLKRPKEYTVKFTFPNPPSLSPPILGLHSVDFAFEGHKPLFKNVDFGIDMETRICIVGPNGVGKSTLLLLLTGRLNPSKGEMRKNHRLKVGFFNQQYADQLNMEEAATEYLQRNFNLPYQDSRKCLGRFGLESHAHTIQISKLSGGQKARVVFAELACRQPDVLILDEPTNNLDIESIDALSEAINEYKGAVIIVSHDARLITETACQLWVVEDRSVNQIDGDFEDYKREVLESLGETLVHKVKE
- the mrps18b gene encoding 28S ribosomal protein S18b, mitochondrial — its product is MAASIRGIGRILCRVTPLLLQNIRQNKSLPVRLWPRAVFPGVQSSLALCTAASPEIPSDAGEALARYKDRPWDYLESEEYLALYGTSPVWSDYRRNHKGGIPPQKTRKTCIRGDKICGNPCPICRDSNLIINYQNVKLLQQFISPNTGIVFDSTRTGVCQKQQKQLNQAIGTARDHGLLPFQVPHVDFSGEDYSNCHDAVGSTPPPPTITSGDPWYRWYHTIEPDETEVAKVKKTYKAYLK